Genomic segment of Streptomyces longhuiensis:
CCCGGCACGAGCCCGCCCCCGACGCATCATTTACGGCCGCGACGGTCACTCCACAGGACAATTCCGCCTGATTTTGAACGATGTGTGCCGGGGGTCGACCATGGGACGTCGCCCGGCGATCCCGGTCGGCGCCCGCACGAGAGAGGCGCAGCACCCCATGCCCCACACCGGAACCGTGACGAAGCCGGCTCCGGCCCCGCAGCACGAAGAGCTCCCCAGCAAGCACGCCCGCCGCTTCGGGCTCCCCGTCGCCACCGCCCTCGTGATGGGCAACATCATCGGCGGCGGCATCTTCCTGCTCCCGGCCTCCGTCGCCCCCTACGGCACCATCAGCCTCGTCGCGTTCGGTGTGCTGACCGTCGGGGCCATCGCGCTCGCGCTCGTCTTCGGCCGCCTGGCCCGCCGCCACCCCCAGACCGGCGGACCGTACGTCTACGCGCGCGAGGCGTTCGGCGACTTCGCCGGATTCCTGGCCTCCTGGTCGTACTGGATCACCACCTGGGTGTCGAACGCGGCCCTCGCCGTGGCCGCCGTCGGCTACCTCGACGTGCTCCTGCCGATCCACGGCTCCAGGCTCTGGACCATCGTCGCCGCGCTCACCGTCCAGTGGCTGCCCGCCCTCGCCAACCTCGCGGGCACCCGCTACGTCGGCGCGGTGCAGCTCGTGTCGACGGTCCTGAAGTTCGCGCCGCTGCTCCTCGTCGCCGTCGGCGGCCTGTTCTTCTTCCACGCCGACAACCTCGGACCGTTCCGGGCCGGCGGCGACTCCTCGCTGGGTGCCGTCTCCGCGTCCGCCGCGATCCTCCTCTTCAGCTACCTCGGCGTCGAGTCCGCCTCGGTCAGCGCCGGCGAGGTCCGCGACCCCGAGCGCAACGTGGGCCGCGCCACCGTCCTCGGCACGGGCCTCGCCGCCCTCCTCTACCTGCTGTGCACGGTCGCCGTGTTCGGGACCGTCGCCCACGACCGGCTCGTCGACTCCAGCGCGCCTCTCTCCGACTCCGTCAACGCCATGTTCGGCGGCACCTGGGGCGGCACCGCCGTGGCGATCGCCGCGATCGTCTCCATGCTCGGCGCCCTGAACGGCTGGACGCTCCTGAGCGCCCAGACCCCGTACGCCGCCGCCAAGGACGGCCTGTTCCCCGCGGTGTTCACCAAGAAGAAGCGCGGCACCCCGACCGTCGGCGTCCTCGTCGCCGTCATCCTCGCCTCGCTCCTGACGGTCTACAACTACACGGCGGGCTCGGCCGGGGTCTTCGAGACCCTCGTCCTGGTCACCACGTTCACCGCGACCGTCCCCTACCTGCTCGCGACCGCCGCCCAGATCTACTTCCTGCTGTCCGGGCAGGGCCACCGCGTCAGCGGCCCGCGCCTGGCCCGCGACATGGTGCTCGCCCTCGCCGCGTTCGGCTTCTCCCTGTGGCTGGTCGGCGGCGCCGGATACGCGGCCGTGTACCAGGGCGTCCTGTTCCTCTTCGCCGGAGTCCTCGTCTACGCGTGGATGGCGGCCCGCAAGAAGCGCGTCGCCGGGGACACCACCGACTGATCCGTGCCCCGTGCGCATTCCGGCCATAAGCGGTCCGGGTGTGGTCGGATGGTGCCCAACGCCCCAACCGGCACCCGACTGAAGGGAATCACCGTGGCTACCACGCGCTCCGCGCACACCGTGTGGGAAGGCGATCTGCTCAAGGGGAGCGGCGTCGTCACCTTCGACTCGTCCGGCATCGGCCGGCAGGCCGTGTCCTGGCCCTCCCGCGCCGAGCAGGCCAACGGCAAGACCAGCCCGGAGGAGCTGATCGCCGCCGCGCACTCCAGCTGCTTCTCGATGGCCCTGTCCAACGGCCTGACGACCGGCGGCAACCCGCCCACCAAGCTCGTCACGTCCGCGGACGTCACGTTCCAGCCGGGTGAGGGCATCACCGGCATCCACCTCACGGTGGAGGGCACGGTGCCCGGGCTCGACGAGGCCGGATTCGCCGCGGCGGCCGAGGACGCCAAGAAGAACTGCCCGGTGAGCCAGGCGCTCACCGGCACCACGATCACCCTCACGGCAAAGCTCGTCTGAGGGCGCACACGCAGCCTTCATGTGCCGCGGTCCCGTGACGACGGGGCCGCGGCACTGCTGTCGTCAGGCGTCGGCGGTCACCACATCTCGCGGTCACCACGCGTCGCGGTCACCACACGTCGGCCGTCGCCACACGTCATGTGTCAGAGCGCGTCGCGCTCCTTCCGCAGCAGCTCCACCGTGCGCTCCGCGGACGCCGCCTGCGCCGCGATGTGGTCGAGCACCTCCAGATGCGTGCCCACCTCGGCCCGGCCGTCCAGATAGAGCGCGCCCGTGACGTACTCGCTGAAGACCATGTCGGGCAGCTCGCGCACCGGGAACCGGAACAGCGTGAACGGGCCGAACGTCCCCGGGTGCGGGCCCGCCGCGAACTCGGCTATCTGGAGCGTCACTTGAGGCATCTCGGCCGCCTCGATGAGCCGGTCGAGCTGCTTGCGCAGCACCTTGGGGCCGCCCGGCGGCCGGCGCAGCACCGTCTCGTCCATCACGACCCACAGATGAGGCGCGTCCTCACGGGTCAGCAGTGCCTGCCGGGCCATCCGCAGCGTCACATGGCGTTCGAGGTCACCGGGCTGCGTGCGGCCGACGGTGCCCGCGTCCAGGACGGCCCGCGCGTACTCCTCCGTCTGCAGCAGCCCCGGCACGAAGTGCGGCTCGTACGACCTGATGAGCCCGGCCGCGCTCTCCAGGCTCACGTACAGGCTGAACCAGTCGGGCAGGATGTCGTGGAACCGCTGCCACCAGCCCGGCAGATTCGCCTCCTCGGCGAGCCCGACGAAGGCCTCGGCCTCCGGCTCCGGCACCCCGTACAGCTCCAGGAGCATCTGCACGTACGGGATCTTGAGGGCGACCTCCGCGGTCTCCATGCGGCGTATCGTCGCGCCGGTGACGCGCAGCGCGCGGGCGGCCTCGTCGCGATTGAGTCCGGCCGACTCCCGCAGCTCCCGCAGGCGTCTGCCCAGAACCACCTGACCCACGGTCGGCGCGGGCCGCCGTTCACTCACGTCACGTCTCCCCACGTGCCGGGCGGCGAGCGGATTCGGGAGCCGGTGCGCTCCCAGCCGCGGCACTGCGCGCACTGAACATGTGCGCGAGCCGCGTGAACGGTACCAGTGCGATCAATGGCCTGCCCACTACCGTGCAGTTCCGGCCGGGAGCCTCCCCGACTACGGCGTCAGCGACCGCAGATACTTCACCGTCGCCGGGTCGGCGGGCAGAAACGTCTCGATCGCCAGCTCGGCCACCGTCACGTCCATCGGGGTGTTGAACGTCGAGATCGACGACACGAACGACAGGACCTGCCCGTCGTGCTCGATCACCATCGGCAGCGCGAAGTACGGCACCGCCCCGCCGCTCTCCCCGTGGTTGTCGCCCCCGTCCCTGTCTCTGTCCGCCACCGGATACGCCTTGACCTCGTCGTACACCGCGCGCAGCGCCTCCGAGCGGTCCAGCGCGATCTGCCGCTCCATCTGCGCCAGGAGATGCCCCCGCCACTCGCGCAGGTTCCGGATCCGTGGCGCGAGGCCCTCGGGGTGCAGGGTGAGCCGCATCGCGTTGAGGGGCGGGGTCAGCAGCGACTCGGGAATCCCCTCCATCAGCATCGCGATGCCCCGATTGGCGGCGACCACCGTGTACGTCGCGTCGACGACCAGCGCCGGATACGGCTCGTAGCCGTGCAGGAGCCGGTCCAGGCCCTCCCGCAGCGCTCCCATCGACGGGTCGTCGAGCGGGGTCTCCGCGAAGCGCGGTGCGTAACCCGCCGCGAGCAGCAGTGCGTTGCGCTCCCGCACCGGCACGTCCAGGTGCTCCGCGAGCCGCAGGACGAGCTCCTCGCTCGGCCGCGACCTGCCCGTCTCCACGAAGCTGAGATGCCGGGCGGACGAATCGGCGCGCAGGGCGAGCTCGAGCTGGCTCACCCGCCGCCGTTCCCGCCACTCCCGCAGCAGAGGACCGATTCCGGACTGGCGAGCACGCGTGGCAGTCGACATGCCACGACCGTAGCCGAGGGGCGCGCGGCGCCATCCCTGTGGGACGCTGGATCTCCTCGCACATCACAGGGAAAGGACCTGGTCATGCCCGTGGAGCCGCTGTCCCAGAAGGAGATCGAGGACCGTCTCGCCGAGCTGCCCGGATGGAGCGTGGCCGATGACAGTCTCACCCGCACCTACCGCCTGGCCAACCACTTCGCGGCCACCGCCCTCGTCGTGCACATCGCGCAGATCCAGGACGAGCTCGACCACCACTCCGACCTGACCCTCGGCTACAACACGGTCGAATTCTCCGTCAACACCCACAGCGTGGGCGGCCTCCTCACCCACCTCGACTTCGGCCTCGCCCAGCGCGTCCAGGAGATCGCCCCCACCCACGGCGCGAGCTGAACGCCGGTGCTGGACTACGACAAGGAAGCCGCGGTCTACGACGCGACGCGCGGCGGCATACCCCGCGCCCGGTCCGCCGCCGAGGCGGTGCTCGGCCTCGTGCCGCCCACCGCCCGCACCCTCCTCGACCTGGCCTGCGGCACCGGACTCGTCACCATGCGGCTCACCCGGCCGGGCCTGCGCCCCGTCGGCATCGATCTCGCCCCGGGCATGCTGCGGGCCGCGGCGCCCCGCCTCGACGGCGCCGCCGTCCGCGGAGACAGCCGCCAACTCCCGTTCCGCAGCGCCTCCGTGGACGTCGTGAGCGTGATCTGGCTGCTGCATCTGCTGCCCGACGCGCGCCCCGTCATAGCCGAGGCCGCCCGCGTCCTGCGGCCCGGCGGGGTCCTGGTGACCACCGTCGACAAGGCCGCCGCCCACGACGTGGGCAGTGACATCGACGCTCTCGTGGCCCCCTATCGTGGCCGCCTCCCCTCCGACGCGGCCGCAGAGGTCGCCGCCCACGCCGCCGGCCACGGGCTGCGGCGGAGCGGCGAGGCCCGCTTCCCCGGACACGGCCAGGGCCGCACCCCGAGGCGCCTCGCCGAAGACGTGCGCCGCGGCAGGGTCTACGCGGCCGGGGGCGCCGCGCTCGCCGACCGTCTCGCCGCGCTCCCCGACCCCGAAGTCCGGCGTGCGGACCCACAGTTCACCGTGCACGCCTTCACGCGGCACACCTGACCCGGCACACCTGATCCCGCACACCTGTCTCGGTACACCTGACCCAGTGCACCTGCCTCAGCACACCTGACGCAGCATCAGTGGGCCGCGTCGAGTCGAGCCCGCTGATCCGCCGTCAACTCCAGGTCGACCGCCGCCAGGCTCTCGTCGAGCTGGGCCACCGATGACGCGCCCACCAGGGGGATCACCGGAACCTCGCCGCCGATGAGCCAGGCCAGGACCACCTGGTTCACCGTGGCGCCGGCCTCCTTCGCCACGTCGCGCAGCGCGGCCAGCCGCGCCGGCGTGCCCGGATGGTCGTACTCCGCGCCCAGCGGCTTGTCGCCCCGCACATACGCGCCCGCGAGCAGCGGCGAGTACGCCACGAGCGCGAGCCTCCCGCCCTCGGCCCGTACGTAGCTCAGGAGTTGACCGTCGACCAGGCCCTGGCTGCCGTCCGGCGACAGGTCCGCCGGCAGGTCGGTGCGCGGCCGCAGATAGCTGTGCCGGTACTGCAGCACCTCGTAACCGGGCAGCCCCGCCCGCTCGGCGATCCCCCGCGCCCGCTCCACCTTCCACGCCCAGTGGTTGCTGACCCCGAGCAGTCCGACGCTGCCCTCGGCGACCAGCCCCGCGAACGCCTCGACGGTTTCCAGGAGTTCGACCTTCGGGTCCTCGATGTGCGCGTAGAGCAGGTCGAGCCGCTCCATCCCGAGCCGCTCCTTGCTGCCCTCCACGGCCCGCCGGATCGCACCGGCGGACAGGCCCTCGGGGTTGTCGACGTACCCCGTGCCGGGAGTCAGCGGGCTCGCCCCGAGCTTCGTCGCGACGACGATCTCGCCGCCTACGCCCCGGCTGCGCCGCCACCGCCCGAGCACGCCCTCGCTCTCCCCGCCCCGGCTGCCGGTGTGCCAGAACGCGTAGTTGTCCGACGTGTCGACGAACGTGCCGCCCGCCGCCACGTACCGGTCGAGGATCGCGTACGACGTCTCCTCGTCGGTCAGCGTGCCGAACAGCATCGCGCCGAGACTCAGCACGCTGACCTCGCGGCGGGTGGCCGGATCGGCGCCGATCGTACGGAACTTCATGACGGGTCCCTCCCGTGCCCGGCGCGGATGCCGGGCCACGGGAGGGAGTCTCGGCGTTGAAGCGCACGCGAGGTCAAGGCGTGGCGCAGGGCCGCTTCAGGCGCGACGGGTGAACGCCATCGTCCAGTTCGACAGCCACGTGTCCCCGCCGTCCACCGAGAAGAACTGCTCCCAGTGCGCCGTCGTCGCCGAGATCCCCGACCAGACGAACCGCACCCGGACGTCCTTGCCGTCATGCGTGTCATCCCCTTCGAACACGCCCCGCCCGTCCCCGTCGAAACGGCCGATCACCGGCGGGAACAGGATGCCCGTACGGCTGGACGACCAGTTCAGCGACCACGTACGGGCCGCATGGTCGAAGAGCCGCAGCGTGAGCCCCTTGAAACCTTCCGTGGGGCAGTCCATCTCGTCGATGTTCGCCGCCCCGTCGAACAGGCTCCAGCAGCGGTTCGTCGCCGCGAACTCCTCCCGGCCGCTGTGCGCGTCGAGGAAGTCCGTGCGCCTGCGGTGGACCACGTCCCAGTCGCCGAAGAAGAAGTCGAAGTCGTGCGCGGTGCTCATCAGCGGTCTCCCGTAGTGCCGTCGGTGAGTGAATCGGCCAGATATCCGTCGAGGTCCGGGGCGTCCGGGGCCAGCATGTGCCGCACCCACGCATCGCGTTCGTGCAGCACCGGCGGCAGCTCCCACACACAGCCGATCCACGGCAGGTCGAGGATCACGAACCGCGTCGGATCACTGTCGGGGCAGCCGATCACCGGCCCCCGCCGCCGCACCCCGGAAGTGCAGGACGTTGTCCCACACCCAGCTGTACGCGTTGATGTACGCCCCGTCGTCACCGCCGCGGTGCAGGACGACGAACGTCGCCGGAGGCGTCCCGTCCGGCTCCGGCAGCAGCTCCGGCAGCATCGTGTACGCCGCCTTCTCCACCTCCGGCGCGATCCCCGCCGGATCCGCGCTCACGTGATAGCGCTTGACGCGCCGGCCCGCCACCTCGACGGGCGGCAGCGCCCACAACAGTTTCTCCTCGAAAGCCATGGCTGGAAGGTACGACCGCTTCACTGACATCCTGTGTCAGTGAAGTCCAGCCGACTGGTGTCCATCCTGCTGCTGCTCCAGACCCGCGGCCGGATGACCGCCGCCCAGCTCGCCACCGCACTCGACGTCTCCGTACGCACCGTGTACCGCGACATCGACTCCCTGCACGCAGCGGGCGTACCCCTCTACGGCGACGCCGGGCACGCCGGCGGATACCGGCTCATCGACGGCTACCGCACCCGCCTCACCGGGCTCACCACCGAAGAGGCCGAAGCCCTCTTCCTCGCCGGCGCCCCGGGACCCGCCGCCGAACTCGGCCTCGGCCCCGTACTCGCCGCCGCCCAGCTCAAGGTCCGCGCGGCGCTCCCCGCCGAACTGCGCGCCCACTCCGAACGCATCAGCGCCCGCTTCCACCTCGACGCCCCCGGCTGGTACGCCGACGAGGACGACGTCCCCCACCTCCCGGCCGTCGCCACCGCCGTCTGGAACAGCCGCGTCCTGCACGTCCGCTACCGGCGCTGGCGCGCACCCACAGACGTCGAACGCCGCCTCGAACCGTACGGACTCGTACTGAAGGCGGGCCGCTGGTACGTGATCGCCTCCGCCGGAACGGGAGACCCCCGCACCTACCGCGTCGACCAGATCCTCCAACTCCACCTCGACGACGAGCAGTTCGAGCCGCCGGCGGACTTCGACCTCGCCGCGTACTGGCGCGCCTACCAGGAAGACTTCCAGGGCCGCCTCCACAGCGGCGACGCCGTCGTACGCCTGGCCCCGGGCGCCGCCGACCGCCTCCCGGGCCCCGCCCTGCGCGAAGCGGCGCGCACCACCGCCCGTCCGGAACCCGACGGCTGGACCAGAGCGGTCCTCCCCATCGAGTCCGCCGACCACGCCCACGCCGAGTTCCTGCGCCTCGGCGCCGACATCGAGGTCCTGGAACCCGCCGAGCTGCGCCACCGCATCCGGGCCACGGTCGAAGCCCTCGCCGACCTCTACGGCTGAAGCCTTTGGGGCTTTGGGGCTTTGGGGCATTGAAGGCATTGAAGTCACACACGTGTGCCCCGCCTCCGGATGGAGACGGGGCACACGAAGCTGTACGCGTGGAGCGGTCAGGCCACGTCGAACGTCGCCGGGTCGGGACCCAGGCGACGGTCCTCGTTCAGCGCGCTGATCGCCGCGATGTCCTCGACGTCCAGCTCGAAGTCGAACACGTCGATGTTCTCCACGATCCGCGACGGCGTCACGGACTTGGGGATCACGACATTGCCGAGCTGCACGTGCCAGCGCAGCACGATCTGAGCCGGCGTGCGCCCGTGCTTCTGGGCGATGGCGACGATCGCCGGGACCTCGAGAAGGCCCTTGCCCTGGCCCAGCGGCGACCAGGCCTCGGTGGCGATGCCCTGCTCGGCGTGGAACTCACGCGCGGCGCGCTGCTGGAGGTGCGGGTGCAGCTCGATCTGGTTGACCGCCGGGATGATCGACGTCTCGCCGATGAGGCGCTCCAGGTGCTCCGGAAGGAAATTGGAGACACCGATGGCCTTGGCCCGACCGTCCGCGTGGATCTTCTCGAAGGCCTTGTACGTGTCGACGTAGCTGTCCTTCGAGGGCAGCGGCCAGTGGATCAGATACAGATCGAGGTAGTCGAGGCCCAGCTTGTCGAGGGAGGCGTCGAAGGCGCGCAGCGTCGCGTCGTAGCCCTGGTCGGCGTTCCACAGCTTCGTGGTGACGAAGAGCTTCTCGCGGGCGATGCCGGAGGCGGCGATGGCCTTGCCGGTGCCCTCCTCGTTGCCGTAGATCGCGGCGGTGTCGATGCTGCGGTACCCGGCCTCCAGGGCCGTCGCGACAGCCTTCTCGGCCTCGGCGTCCGGCACCTGCCAGACGCCGAAACCGAGCTGGGGCATCTCGACGCCGTTGTTCAGGATGATCGGGGGGACCTTGCTCACGAGCTCTCGATCCTTCGCGTTGTCGGTTGGTACTCCCATCGTCAACGATCACGACCCGGGACGCATTCCCGTTCACGACGTGTTCACGGGGGCACCCCGGGCTCCGCTCACCCGGCGGAACCCGGGGTGCCCAGGGCTCCGCTCACCCGGCCGAACCGAGATAGGCGTCCCGCACGGCCGGGTCGGCACGAACCGCCGCCGGGGTGCCCTCGGCCAGCACGGTCCCGAGGTCGAGGACGACTATGCGGGAACAGAGGTCCATGACGAAGGCGACGTTGTGCTCGACGAGGAGCACGGCGCAGCCCTGTTGGTCCGACAGATGACGGATGACAGATTTCAGCTGACAGATTTCATCATCTGTCATTCCTGACGCAGGCTCGTCGAGCAGCACCACCCGCGCCCCCTCCACCCCCGCCCGGGCCAGTTCCACCATGCGTGCCTGGCCCACGGGCAGCGCCCCCGCGTACTCCCCGGCCAGCGCGTCGAGGCCGCACGCGCGCAGCATCGTCGACGCCCGCTCGCGGCGCCGGCGCTCGTACGTCCGTCTGGTCGGCGCCGCCAGCAGATCGGCGGCGAGCCCGCCCCCGCCGCCCCGCCACTCCTGCGCCACCAGCAGGTTGTCCGCGACCGTGAGCTGGCCGAAGAGCTGCTGGCGCTGGAACGTGCGGCGCATCCCGTGGCGGGCCCGCCACACGGGGGAGCGGCGCGTGATGTCCTCGCCGTCCAGGAGGACGCGGCCCTCGTCGGGGCGCCGGATCCCGGAGACGGCGTCGAAGAACGTGGTCTTGCCCGCGCCGTTCGGGCCGATGAGGCCGCACACCTCGCCGGCGCGCAGGGTCACGCCGACCCCGTCGAGCGCACGGATCCCGCCGAACCGGACGCCGATCCCGGACGCTTCGAGCACGGGCCCCCCGGTGGTCCCGCTCATGGCCGCACCGCCCCTTCCTCTTCTTCTTCCGCTTTCTGCGCCGTGCCCGGTCCGCTCGCGGCGAGCCCCAGGTAGGCCTCGGTGAGCCGGTCGGCCCGCACCTCGGCGCGCGGGCCGCACCACGAGACGCGGCCCCGGTCGAGATAGGCGACGGTGTCGGCGACGCCGAGGATCTCGGTGGCCTTCTCCTCGACGAGGAGCAACCCCGTTCCGGCGTCGCGGAGTTCGGTGAGCAGCCGGAACACGTCCTCGACGATGCGTGGCGCGAGACCGAGGGACGGCTCGTCGGCGATGAGGACCCGGGGCGGCTCCTGGAGGAGCGGGGCGAGGGCGAGCAGCTGCTGTTCACCGCCGGAGAGTGCGCCCGCGGTGACGTTGCGGCGGGCGGCGAGCCCGGCGAAGCGCTCGTACACGGCCTCGCGCGCGTGCTTGTCGGGGAGGTGCAGGGTGAGGTTCTCGTCGATGGTGAGGGCGGGGAAGATGCCGCGCCCTTCGGGGGCGAGGAGCACGCCGGCCCGCGCCCGGCGGACGGGGCCCTCGCGTGTGACGTCCCGCCCGGCGACGTACACCTGCCCCCGCAGGGGTGTGAGAAGTCCGGCGGCGGTACGGCACGTCGTGGACTTCCCGGCGCCGTTGGGGCCGAGGAGGGCGACGATCTCGCCGGGGCGGACCGTGATGCCGACGCCGTGCAGGACCGGCGCGCCGTCGTATCCGGCGTGCAGGCCGCGCAGTTCGAGGGCCGGTGGGGCGCCGCTTTCTTGAGGGGGAGCGGGCAGCGGACCTGTCGCTTCGGACGGACCGATGCCCGTCGCCCCCGTCTTCGTGCTCCTGCGCCTGTGCCGTCGTACGGAGATCGCCGCGCAGTACCCGTCCGGGTCGTTGGCGAGCGCGAGGCCCGCCAGGCCGAACAGGACGACCGGCAGATGGACGGAGTCCGTGACGTAGTCCGATACGAGGTGCGGCACGATCGCGTAGACGAGGCCCGCGACGACCGCGAACTGCGGGCGCCGTACGCCTGCCGCGACGACCACCGCGAGCCAGATCAGGCCCGTCATCGCGGTGAAGTCGGTGGCGGTGATCCGGGTGTTGTACGACGCGTACATCACGCCTCCGAAGCCCGCGAGGCCGGCCGAGAGGGTGAAGAGGAGAAGTTTGGTGCGGATGACGGAGACGCCGGAGGCCATCGCGGCGGCGGGGGCCGAGCGCACGGCGAGCATCGCGCGGCCCGAAGGGGAGTTGCGCAGTGCGCCGAGGGCGGCCACGGCGGCCGCGCACAGGACGACCATGGCGACGCCCATCGCCCGGTCGTCGCTCAGGTCGACCGGTCCGAAGACGGGGCGCGGGATCTCCCAGCCGGTGTCGCCGTTCCTCAACCAGCCCATCTGGAAGAGGACTTGGTCGGCGAGGAAGGCGAGGGCGAGCGTGGCGAGGGCGAGGGTGCGGCCGCCGAGGCGCAGCGCGGGCAGTGCCACGAGCGCTCCGAGGACGGCCGCGACACAGGTGCCCACGAGGGCCGCCGCGATGAACGGCCAGCCGTGGCTCATCAGGAGCCCGGCCACGAGCGCCGCGCCGGTGACGAAGGTGGCCTGCGCGAGGGACACCATCGCGCCGAGCCCCGTCACGACGGTGAAGGAGACGAAGACGAGCGAGAGGGCGAGGCCCTGGGCGAGGATGCCGCTCCAGAACGGGGTCGTCACCGTGTAGAAGGCGGCGGCGAGCAGCACGGCGGCCACCG
This window contains:
- a CDS encoding ABC transporter permease subunit, whose translation is MSDLLAFVLSGLVSGALYALLATGLVLSYSASGLFNFAHGATAYLCALAFYELHSGLGWPAVPTALLLTCVASPVLGWGLDRLMFRKLARVGETAQIVATIGLLVALPALGLWVVELLDDAGVSVKPAENQFGLPGVGPSPAKNWQLMDGVGIDSDQLITWVATAAVALGLWILMRHTTLGLRLRAAVDNRSLVELRGMSADRLSTVAWMLSSGLAGLAGVLATPLLGLSAHDFTLFLFVSATAAVLGRFASVPLAFAGGLGLGVLQNLVAGYSSFAERITGFRTAVPFLILFAGLLLLTRRQRTAGTAAADAPPVDYLAGRPWARKWGPWAVAAVLLAAAFYTVTTPFWSGILAQGLALSLVFVSFTVVTGLGAMVSLAQATFVTGAALVAGLLMSHGWPFIAAALVGTCVAAVLGALVALPALRLGGRTLALATLALAFLADQVLFQMGWLRNGDTGWEIPRPVFGPVDLSDDRAMGVAMVVLCAAAVAALGALRNSPSGRAMLAVRSAPAAAMASGVSVIRTKLLLFTLSAGLAGFGGVMYASYNTRITATDFTAMTGLIWLAVVVAAGVRRPQFAVVAGLVYAIVPHLVSDYVTDSVHLPVVLFGLAGLALANDPDGYCAAISVRRHRRRSTKTGATGIGPSEATGPLPAPPQESGAPPALELRGLHAGYDGAPVLHGVGITVRPGEIVALLGPNGAGKSTTCRTAAGLLTPLRGQVYVAGRDVTREGPVRRARAGVLLAPEGRGIFPALTIDENLTLHLPDKHAREAVYERFAGLAARRNVTAGALSGGEQQLLALAPLLQEPPRVLIADEPSLGLAPRIVEDVFRLLTELRDAGTGLLLVEEKATEILGVADTVAYLDRGRVSWCGPRAEVRADRLTEAYLGLAASGPGTAQKAEEEEEGAVRP